The following proteins are encoded in a genomic region of Musa acuminata AAA Group cultivar baxijiao chromosome BXJ2-11, Cavendish_Baxijiao_AAA, whole genome shotgun sequence:
- the LOC135627256 gene encoding large ribosomal subunit protein eL30-like → MVAVKKAKKSTESINNRLALVMKSGKYTLGHKTVLRSLRGSKAKLILIANNCPPLRKSEIEYYAMLSKVGVHHFNGSNVDLGTACGKYFRVCCLSIMDPGDSDIIKSMPGEQ, encoded by the exons ATGGTGGCCGTCAAGAAGGCG AAGAAAAGCACTGAGAGCATCAACAACAGACTCGCTCTCGTGATGAAGAGCGGGAAGTACACCCTCGGGCACAAGACCGTACTCAGATCGCTTCGGGGCTCTAAAG CAAAATTGATTTTAATCGCAAACAACTGTCCTCCACTGCGGAAATCTGAGATCGAGTACTATGCAATGTTGTCTAAGGTTGGAGTACATCATTTTAATGGAA GTAATGTTGACCTTGGAACTGCATGCGGAAAATATTTTCGTGTTTGTTGCCTCAGCATCATGGATCCTG GTGATTCTGACATCATCAAGAGCATGCCTGGAGAACAGTGA
- the LOC135626932 gene encoding flavonoid 3',5'-hydroxylase 1-like: MAVDTVLIVGILLSVVVHLLLRRRLRSNPRLPLPPGPKGIPVLGALPQIGPMAHASLAELAKRYGPIMHLKMGTVRVVVASTAGAARSFLKAHDLQFANRPSTISGKDVTYDGQNFVFSNYGPRWKLLRRFSNLHLLGPKAIADWAQVRADEVGRLLRSMRESSKNSRPVFVQEAVVCSNANIIGQVVLSRRVFAAQGEESSKFKHAVTEMLTGVGMFNISDFVPAIAWMDLQGVQRHLRRAHLRMDAILSEFVAEHQETAHERKGRPDVLDLLLANKVDADGVSLSDVNIRGFIFDMFVAGTDTSSVTIEWALAEMLKNPTILKKAQAEMDQVIGKSRRLEESDIPKLPYLRAICKEALRLHPSTPLGIPHYSFESCEVDGYYIPENTRLLINIWAIGRDPNVWEDPLEFKPERFLSGKNAHIEPLGNDFELIPFGAGRRICAGMQLGLVFVQYTLGSLVHSFDWKLADDVEELNMEERFGLVLPKAVPLKTAVSPRLADSAYM, encoded by the exons ATGGCTGTTGACACTGTGCTCATCGTCGGCATTCTCTTGAGCGTTGtcgtccacctcctcctccgccgcaggCTACGATCGAACCCACGGTTGCCGCTCCCCCCCGGGCCGAAGGGTATTCCGGTGCTCGGCGCGCTGCCGCAGATAGGTCCCATGGCCCACGCCTCGCTGGCTGAACTCGCCAAGCGCTACGGCCCCATCATGCACCTCAAGATGGGCACCGTGCGGGTCGTGGTGGCCTCCACGGCTGGCGCCGCTCGATCATTCCTCAAGGCGCACGACCTCCAGTTCGCCAACCGCCCCTCCACCATCAGCGGGAAGGACGTCACCTACGACGGCCAGAACTTCGTGTTCTCCAACTACGGGCCTCGGTGGAAGCTTCTCCGCAGGTTCTCTAACCTCCACCTTCTCGGCCCCAAGGCAATCGCGGACTGGGCACAGGTCCGGGCTGACGAGGTCGGCCGCCTGCTCCGCTCCATGCGCGAGTCGAGCAAAAACTCCCGGCCGGTGTTCGTCCAGGAGGCGGTGGTGTGCTCCAACGCCAACATAATCGGCCAGGTGGTGCTGTCGCGGCGGGTGTTCGCGGCGCAGGGCGAGGAGTCGAGCAAGTTCAAGCACGCGGTCACGGAGATGCTGACAGGGGTGGGGATGTTCAACATCAGCGACTTCGTGCCGGCCATCGCGTGGATGGATCTGCAGGGGGTGCAGCGCCACCTGCGCCGCGCCCACCTGAGGATGGACGCCATCCTCTCCGAGTTCGTGGCCGAGCACCAGGAGACGGCGCACGAGCGCAAGGGGAGGCCGGACGTGCTCGACCTTTTGCTGGCCAACAAGGTGGACGCCGATGGCGTGTCGCTTTCCGACGTCAACATCCGAGGCTTCATCTTC GACATGTTCGTCGCTGGAACCGATACATCCTCCGTCACAATCGAGTGGGCGCTGGCGGAGATGCTGAAGAACCCAACCATACTGAAGAAGGCTCAAGCTGAGATGgaccaagtgataggcaaaagcCGGAGGCTGGAAGAGTCCGACATACCCAAACTCCCCTACCTGCGAGCCATCTGCAAAGAGGCGCTGCGGCTGCATCCTTCCACGCCGCTGGGCATCCCACACTACTCGTTCGAATCGTGCGAGGTGGACGGATACTACATCCCCGAGAACACCAGGCTCCTCATCAACATCTGGGCCATAGGGAGGGACCCCAACGTGTGGGAGGACCCTCTGGAGTTCAAGCCGGAGAGGTTCTTGAGCGGCAAAAACGCACACATCGAGCCGCTGGGCAACGACTTCGAGCTGATTCCCTTCGGTGCCGGCCGAAGGATCTGCGCAGGGATGCAGCTCGGGCTCGTCTTTGTGCAGTACACCCTCGGCTCCTTGGTGCACTCCTTCGACTGGAAGCTCGCCGACGACGTGGAAGAGCTCAACATGGAGGAGAGGTTTGGCCTCGTGCTCCCCAAGGCAGTGCCTCTCAAGACCGCGGTTAGCCCACGCCTTGCGGACAGCGCCTACATGTGA
- the LOC135627563 gene encoding probable mediator of RNA polymerase II transcription subunit 26b has protein sequence MERKCRGYSDSLGYWRKYFRCCMTDIFDVIRNAFLVASTDNPDEFVNHRDEMVEMIHTWSQCSGCSALEAERVDPNRIGEDDDGSRRRPQEEIKVVGSVDDPGTGKQPEKGKRKVRFYNDEDEEPSDEPMEEDTEIREVMRIKELVMKHKGEEADDILFELLRQLQTIKMSVNTIQVTGIARALRDLRKHKSKEIKRLFRALINDWKMIVEEEIRGTAPTARVVALDSEANPSHTNMDEEELFSAKSSPVDLSKKDDDGNVNHEEARRSRSNLTSKPNDAAEDAFSTVNPQAEGHRPQKVADAGTPKELVGSSCSMLTESDKLETVKRKLKEGYREAENAKRQRRIQIMEPHELPEPPPHRIEGQETGKRHYRGRYGRWYRWR, from the exons ATGGAGCGGAAATGTAGAG GTTACTCCGATTCATTGGGTTACTGGAGGAAGTACTTCCGGTGTTGCATGACCGACATATTTGACGTGATCAGGAACGCATTTCTTGTTGCTTCTACCGACAACCCTGATGAGTTTGTCAACCACAGAGATGAGATGGTGGAGATGATACATACTTGGAGCCAGTGTTCCGGCTGCAGTGCCTTGGAGGCTGAGCGTGTAGATCCCAACCGTATAGGTGAGGACGACGACGGTAGCAGGAGAAGACCTCAAGAGGAGATTAAGGTTGTTGGATCCGTTGACGATCCTGGCACCGGCAAGCAGCCCGAAAAGGGTAAAAGGAAGGTTAGATTTTACAACGATGAGGATGAGGAGCCAAGTGATGAGCCCATGGAGGAGGACACAGAGATACGTGAGGTTATGAGGATCAAGGAGTTGGTGATGAAGCACAAGGGAgaagag GCTGATGACATCCTTTTCGAGTTACTACGGCAGCTGCAGACGATAAAGATGTCAGTAAACACTATACAG GTCACTGGAATCGCCAGGGCATTGAGGGATCTGAGGAAGCACAAGTCAAAGGAGATCAAACGACTTTTCAGGGCTCTCATCAA TGATTGGAAGATGATTGTTGAGGAAGAGATCAGAGGCACTGCTCCGACTGCAC GTGTGGTGGCTCTCGACTCTGAGGCCAATCCATCTCATACCAACATGGATGAAGAGGAACTCTTCTCTGCTAAATCGAGTCCTGTCGACCTCTCCAAG AAAGATGATGATGGAA ACGTGAACCATGAGGAAGCGAGAAGAAGCCGTAGTAACCTCACGAGCAAGCCAAATGACGCGGCAGAAGATGCCTTCAGTACTGTAAATCCCCAGGCCGAAGGCCATCGTCCTCAAAAGGTTGCTGACGCTGGAACTCCGAAGGAG CTGGTTGGGTCTTCCTGTAGCATGTTGACGGAGTCTGATAAGCTGGAGACTGTAAAGAGGAAGCTCAAAGAAGGATACCGAGAAGCAGAGAACG CTAAAAGGCAACGGAGAATTCAAATAATGGAGCCGCATGAGTTGCCGGAACCTCCTCCTCATCGGATAGAAGGGCAAGAGACGGGGAAACGTCACTACAGGGGTAGatatgggcggtggtatcgctggcGTTGA